The window TGCGCAAGGCCGGTTTCATGACCCGCGATGCGCGTGAAGTCGAGCGCAAGAAGGTCGGCCTGCACAAAGCCCGCCGCGCCACGCAGTTCTCGAAGCGCTGATTCCTTCGCCTTCTGGCGTCGGCGCGACGGGCTTGCCGTACTTCAGTACTGTCTTCGCCGCCGCGTCTTAGCCAGAAGACGAATGAACACGCGCTCCGGCGCGTGGTTTATTCGGGAATCCGGTTCGGCGTTACAATCAGTTCCATAGCCCCGTCGCCAAGCGGTAAGGCACCTGACTCTGACTCAGGCATTCGGAGGTTCGAATCCTTCCGGGGCTGCCATCTTCCAATGCAACACCGTCGAAACCCGCCGCAAGGCGGGTTTTGCGTTTGCGCGATGCCATTGCGGAATGTGTGTTCGCTGGCCGCGGTGCGACAATGCGCGCCTGCCTCCGGAGCCGCGCATGGTCGCCAGTTTTCCCGCCCCGCATGCCTCGCTCGGGGGGCTCGATGCCGCACTGCGTGATCGCGGATTCGCGGTCCTCGCGCCTGAGAGCGTGGCTGCACTGGCCGGGGTCGCGCAGGCGGATCTGGATGCGCTCTCGTCGAGCTGGAACGACTTGCTCCCCGACGAATACCTCAAGGATGGCGGCCGCTATCGCAAGCGCCGGCACTCCTGCTTCGTCGCCGAAGATGGCACCGTCAGGCAGGTGCCGCATCGCATGCACTGGCAATCCGTGGACTACAACGCCTTGCATGGCGGGATGCAGCGCTGGTTCGAGCCCATCGAGCCGACCGTGGTCGCGCAACCCGGGTGGTCGAAGTTGCTGGGCGGACTGGCGCAAGTCTTTTCACGCCGCATGCCGGTGCCGCGCTGGTCGATCGAAGCGCACCAGTTCCGCATCGACACCGCCGACGGCCTGGGCCGGCCGACGCCGGAAGGCGCACACCGCGATGGCGTGGATTTCGTGGCGGTGTTGCTGGTGGCCCGCAGCGGCGTGAAGGGCGGCGAGACGCGAGTTTTCGAGGCGAACGGTCCGGACGGCCAGCGCTTCACCCTCACGGAGCCGTGGTCGCTGCTGCTGCTGGACGATGCGCGGGTGATCCACGAATCCACCCCGATCCAGCCGCAGGACGACTTCGGCTATCGCGACACGCTGGTGTTGACCTATCGCGCGGCGGGATTCCAGGGCGATGAAGAAACTTGAAGGTGTGGTGTTCGTGGTGGGGTGGGACGACGCGCGACCTTCGGCGACATGGATGTCGCCGATGAGCCTCCATGGACGGATTCACGGCGTGTCGCGCGTGGCACGCCCCGGCGTGAACACCGCACCGCGCGCCGCTTTGCCGACACCGTTACAATTGCAACTATCACCACAAAAGCAAACTCCGAGGTCGCGATGAAACTGGGCTCACTCAAGGAAGGCGGCCGCGACGGCACCCTGGTCGTGGTCTCTCGCGACCTGTCCAGGGCGGTGCGGGCCACCGGCATCGCGCCGACCCTGCAGCGCGCGCTGGAGGATTGGGACAACGTCGCACCGCGCCTCAACGCGCTGTCCGAGTCGCTGGATGCCGGCGATGCCGACGGCGTGTTCGACCTCGACATGCAAGCGCTCGCCGCACCGCTCCCGCGCGCCTATGAATTCGTCGACGGCAGTGCCTACCTGCCGCACGTCGCCCGCGTCCGCAAGGCGCGCGGTGCCGAGGTGCCAGAGAGCTTCTACGTCGATCCGCTGATGTACCAGGGCGTCAGCGCGGGGTTCCATGGCCCGCGCGATCCGGTCAAGGTGGTCAGCGAGGACTACGGCATCGATCTCGAGGCGGAGATCGTCATCGTCACCGACGACGTGCCGATGGCGGTCACCCCGGAGCAGGCCGCATCGCACATCCAGCTGGTCGGCCTGATCAACGATGTCTCGCTGCGCAACCTGATCCCCGGCGAACTGGCCAAGGGCTTCGGCTTCCTGCAATCGAAGCCGCGCAGCGCGCTGAGCCCGGTGTTCGTGACTCCGGATGAACTCGGCGCACATTGGAAGGGCAACAAGCTGCACTTGCCGCTGCTGACCCATATCAACGGCAAATGGTTCGGCGCGCCGGAAGCTGGCGTGGACATGCAGTTCGACTTCGCACAACTGGTCGCGCACGCGGCCAAGACGCGGCCGTTGTCCGCGGGCACGATCGTTGGTTCCGGCACGGTGGCGAACGAAGACACCTCGCTCGGCGCGTCCTGCTTCGCCGAGCAGCGCACGGTGGAAACCCTGCGCGACGGCAAGCCGTCCACGCCGTTCATGTCGTTCGGCGACCTAGTCCGCATCGAGGTGCTGGATGCCGGTGGCAACAGCCTGTTCGGCGCGATCGAGCAGCGGATCGAGCGGCAGGCGATTCCCTGACGGATGGGCGGTACCGACGGTCTCGGTGGGGTCGTGAACGGCCTTCCACGGCCACGGCCGGATCGCTAATGTGCAGTGTTACCCGTTGGGTGAGACCCGATGACCGAAACGCTGCAGCTTTATTCGTACTGGCGATCCAGCGCGGCTTATCGCGTCCGCATCGGGCTGAACCTCAAGGGGCTGGCGCACAGCATCGTGCCGGTGCACCTGCTGCGTGACGGCGGCGAACAGCATTCCGAGGCCTATCGCGCCTTCAATCCGCAGGAACTGGTGCCGACGCTGTGCCACGGCCAGCGCCGGCTCGGGCAGTCGCTGGCGATCCTGGAATACCTGGACGAATTCTGGCCGGAGCCGCCGTTGTTACCCGCCAATGCGCGCGCGCGCCACCGTGCCCGCGCGCTGGCGCAGCTGGTCGCCTGCGACGTGCACCCGCTCAACAATCTGCGTGTACTGCAGTACTTCGAGCACGAATGGAACGTGCCGCAGCCGGAGCGCGATGAGTGGGTCCGGCACTGGATCGTCGAGGGTTTCCGCGCGGCCGAAACGATGCTGGCCGACCATCCCTCGACCGGGATTTTCTGTGAAGGCGATGTTCCTGGCTTGGCCGACTGCTGCCTGGTGCCGCAGGTCTACAACGCCCGGCGCTTCGGCGTGGACATGGCTGCGTATCCGACCATCGAGCGGATCGAGGCCGCCTGCCTCGCATTGCCGGCCTTCGACGCCGCGCGCCCGGAACGCCAGCCGGACGCACCTGCGCCGTCATGAACGTCAAAACGGGGACGGAGGTAGTTAAGCGCGCTTAACTACCTCCGTCCCCGTTTTGGTTAGGCGTCAGTGCGATCCGCTGCCGAACACGTCGGCGTAAGGATCGTGCTCGGCACCGCCACCCTCGGACAGGCGGAACTTGAGGGCCAGGCCATCGCGCGAGTCGGCGGCCTTCAGCGCTTCTTCCATCTCGATCCGGCCTTCCTTGTACAGCCGGAACAGGCACTGGTCGAAGCTCTGCATGCCTTCCTGCAGGGACTCCTCCATCGCCATCTTGATCTCGTGCACCTGTCCGCGGCGGAGCAGGTCGCGGATCATCGGGGTGTTGATCAGGACTTCGGTCGCCGGCATGCGGCGGCCATCGACCCCGATCACCAGGCGCTGGCTGACCACCGCCTTGAGGTTGAGCGCCAGGTTCATCAGCACGTTCTTGTGCGCGCCCTCGGGAAGAAGTTGAGGATGCGCTCGATGGTCTGGTCGGCGTTGTTGGAGTGCAGGGTGGCCAGGCAGATGTGGCCGGTCTCGGCGAAGGCGATCGCCGCTTCCATGGTCGCCGCGTCGCGGATTTCGCCGATCAGGATCACGTCCGGCGCTTCGCGCATCGCGTTCTTCAGCGCAGCCTGGAAGGTATGCGTGTCCAGCCCGACTTCGCGCTGGTTGACGATCGACTTCTTGTGCCGGTGCAGGTATTCGATCGGATCCTCGATGGTGAGGATGTGCCCGGTACTGGTGGTATTGCGATGGTCGATCATCGACGCCAGCGTGGTCGACTTGCCGGAGCCGGTGGAGCCGACGATCAGGACCAGCCCGCGCTGGGCCATGATGATGTCCTTCAGCACCTGCGGCAGCTGCAGTTCCTCGATGCTGGGGATGTCGCTGCGGATCGCGCGGATCACCATGCCGACTTCGCCGCGCTGCATGAACACGTTGACGCGGAAGCGGCCGGAGCCAGCCACCGCGATCGCCATGTTCAGTTCCAGCTCGCGCTCGAACTCGGCGATCTGCGCCTCGGTCATCAGCGAGTAGGCGACCTTCTTCGACATCCCGGTCGGCAGCGGCGCGCTGCCCAAAGGCAACAGGTCGCCCTCGACCTTGATGTTCACCGGTGCCCCGGACGTGAGGAACATGTCCGAGGCGTTCTTTTCCGCCATCAGCTTCAGGAAATAGCCGATATCCATGCTGTCTGCCCCTTGGCGCGGCCCCGGCGATTTGCACTGCCGGCGGCGGCTTCCCACAATGCCGTGGACGTACAGGACGCCACGACTCCCTATGCAAACTAGCTTCGCACACTTCCGCCGGGCGCTGCAGGCCCCCCTTGCCGGACTGGCGCTCCTGCTTGCCGGTTGCGCCACGTTGCCGCCACCCACTGCCGAACTGGATGCCGCGCAGCAGTCCGTGGTCCGCGCAGAGGCGGCCGATGCCGAACAATACGCGGCAGACGATCTGGCGCGTGCCCGCGACGGCTTGTCACGCGCGCAGGCGGCGATGGCGCGCGGGCGCGATGCCGAGGCCCGTGACGCGGCATTGGTGGCGGCGTCCGATGCCGACCTTGCACGCGTGCGCAGCACCGCGGAGACCACCCGCGCCGAATTCCGCCAGCAGCAGGACGGCATCGCCGGTTTGCGTGCGCGCCTGCAGATCGAGGGCGCGCCTCCGCCGATGGATCCGTTCGGCGAAGCCATGACCGGTGTACCGCCGGCGCAGCGCTTGCAGGCGCTGGATGCCGATCCGCGGCTCAACCCGTTCGCGCAATACGAACGCCTGCAGGCGCGCCAGGCGCTGGCTGCCGTGGAAGCCGCCAGCCGCAGCAAGCAGCCGGCGGCACTCGCATTGGCTGATCGCCGCGTCGGCATTGCCGAACAGGCCGCGCGCATCGAGGCCACCCGCCGCGAGATCGACCGCCTCGAACGCGAGCGCAGCGAATTGCTGGTCGAGGCCAGCCGCCGCGATGCCGAACGCGCGCGTGCCGAAGCCGAGCGCCTGCGCATCGAAGCCCAGGTCCAGGCCGAGGAAGCCGCGCGCCTGCGGGCCCAGGCCGAGCAGGCCGAAGCGGTGCTCGACAGTGCGCAGATCGACCAGGGCGCGAAGGTCGCCGCGGCGCGCGAGAAGGAAGCCGCGCTGGCCCGCCAGGAGGCGGAATTGGTTGCCGGGGCGAAATTGCCGGCCTCGCGCCGCGACGCACGCGGCGAGGTGTTCACCCTCGCCGGTGATGCCTTCGCGTCAGGCCAGGCGCAACTGACTGCAGGAGCCGCCGCCAGCATCAAGGCACTGGGCACTTACTTGGCGGCGGTACCCGGTGGCGCGGTGCAGGTGCTGGGCCACACCGATAGCCAGGGCGACGAGGCCGCCAACCAGGCGCTGTCCGAGCGCCGTGCACAAGAGGTGCGGGCGACCCTGGTTGCGGCTGGTCTTGCGCGCAGCCGGGTCGAGGCGCAGGGCGTGGGCGAGGGCCAGCCAGTTGCCGACAACACCACCGCAGGTGGTCGCGCCAAGAACCGACGGGTAGAGATCGTGATTGCTGATAATCCCTGAAAAAACAATTGTTTAACGCAATTTCGACGCAATCGAAAGGCAGCTCGGTCCGTTCGTCGCAGGGTCTTGCAGGGGCGGTTGTGCAGGCGTAGTGTCGATTTCCCGGATGGCTCGAATCCGCGAACCAACAGGCAGGAGACCGGTCGATGCATGACCCGTTCGACAATCGGCAGATCGCCGCCGCAAGCCAGCATCGCGGCGGCACGATCGAGGAAATCGGACGTGCCGGTCGCCTGTTGTCGTACTCCCCATCGACGCCCCGTGCTGATTGCAGCCGGGGCGTTCGCATTTGCGGGATCCGAATCGCGCATCCGTTTTCCCGTGGCTCGCTGCAAGTCGGGCCGCACCCCCAGGCAGGTCTCGGATCTGCCACAACCGCGCCGTCCCGGCCTGTCCGGCCGGGCTCCGCATGAGACCCAAGGAGGTTTCCATGTTCGAAGGACAACCACAGACGGAACTCGAAGCGAAGATGAAGTCCAGCCCCGAGTTCCGGCAGCTGTATTACCGGCACCAGGAGCTGGACAAGCAGGTGCTGGACGCCGAACTCGGCGTATTGCCTATCAATGACATGACCCTGGGCCAGATGAAGCGCGA of the Thermomonas carbonis genome contains:
- a CDS encoding 2OG-Fe dioxygenase family protein; translated protein: MVASFPAPHASLGGLDAALRDRGFAVLAPESVAALAGVAQADLDALSSSWNDLLPDEYLKDGGRYRKRRHSCFVAEDGTVRQVPHRMHWQSVDYNALHGGMQRWFEPIEPTVVAQPGWSKLLGGLAQVFSRRMPVPRWSIEAHQFRIDTADGLGRPTPEGAHRDGVDFVAVLLVARSGVKGGETRVFEANGPDGQRFTLTEPWSLLLLDDARVIHESTPIQPQDDFGYRDTLVLTYRAAGFQGDEET
- a CDS encoding fumarylacetoacetate hydrolase family protein: MKLGSLKEGGRDGTLVVVSRDLSRAVRATGIAPTLQRALEDWDNVAPRLNALSESLDAGDADGVFDLDMQALAAPLPRAYEFVDGSAYLPHVARVRKARGAEVPESFYVDPLMYQGVSAGFHGPRDPVKVVSEDYGIDLEAEIVIVTDDVPMAVTPEQAASHIQLVGLINDVSLRNLIPGELAKGFGFLQSKPRSALSPVFVTPDELGAHWKGNKLHLPLLTHINGKWFGAPEAGVDMQFDFAQLVAHAAKTRPLSAGTIVGSGTVANEDTSLGASCFAEQRTVETLRDGKPSTPFMSFGDLVRIEVLDAGGNSLFGAIEQRIERQAIP
- the maiA gene encoding maleylacetoacetate isomerase, with the protein product MTETLQLYSYWRSSAAYRVRIGLNLKGLAHSIVPVHLLRDGGEQHSEAYRAFNPQELVPTLCHGQRRLGQSLAILEYLDEFWPEPPLLPANARARHRARALAQLVACDVHPLNNLRVLQYFEHEWNVPQPERDEWVRHWIVEGFRAAETMLADHPSTGIFCEGDVPGLADCCLVPQVYNARRFGVDMAAYPTIERIEAACLALPAFDAARPERQPDAPAPS
- a CDS encoding OmpA family protein, coding for MQTSFAHFRRALQAPLAGLALLLAGCATLPPPTAELDAAQQSVVRAEAADAEQYAADDLARARDGLSRAQAAMARGRDAEARDAALVAASDADLARVRSTAETTRAEFRQQQDGIAGLRARLQIEGAPPPMDPFGEAMTGVPPAQRLQALDADPRLNPFAQYERLQARQALAAVEAASRSKQPAALALADRRVGIAEQAARIEATRREIDRLERERSELLVEASRRDAERARAEAERLRIEAQVQAEEAARLRAQAEQAEAVLDSAQIDQGAKVAAAREKEAALARQEAELVAGAKLPASRRDARGEVFTLAGDAFASGQAQLTAGAAASIKALGTYLAAVPGGAVQVLGHTDSQGDEAANQALSERRAQEVRATLVAAGLARSRVEAQGVGEGQPVADNTTAGGRAKNRRVEIVIADNP
- a CDS encoding YdcH family protein, translating into MFEGQPQTELEAKMKSSPEFRQLYYRHQELDKQVLDAELGVLPINDMTLGQMKREKLAAKDRLLRMYDTH